A single region of the Roseivivax sp. THAF197b genome encodes:
- the ctaD gene encoding cytochrome c oxidase subunit I has translation MADAAIHGHEHEDNRGFFTRWFMSTNHKDIGILYLVTSALAGFISVAFTVYMRLELMEPGVQYMCLEGARMFAAAPGECTPNGHLWNVLITGHGILMMFFVVIPALFGGFGNYFMPLQIGAPDMAFPRLNNLSYWLYVAGTTLAVASVYSPGGNGQLGSGVGWVLYPPLSVREGGLSMDLAIFAVHVSGASSILGAINVITTFLNMRAPGMSLFKVPLFAWSIFVTAWLILLALPVLAGAITMLLTDRNFGTTFFDPAGGGDPVLYQHILWFFGHPEVYIVILPGFGIISHVIATFSRKPVFGYLPMVWAIIAIGALGFVVWAHHMYTVGMSLTQQSYFMLATMVIAVPTGVKIFSWIATMWGGSIEFKTPMLWAFGFLFLFTLGGVTGIVLSQAAVDRAYHDTYYVVAHFHYVMSLGAVFAIFAGIYFYFPKMTGKMYPEWAGKLHFWTFFIGANITFFPQHFLGRQGMPRRYIDYPEAYALWNYVSSWGAFISFASFLFFFGVMFYALFKGKPETRENPWNEYADTLEWTLPSPPPEHTFEQLPKREDWDKGHAH, from the coding sequence ATGGCAGACGCCGCCATCCACGGCCATGAGCACGAAGACAACCGGGGGTTCTTCACCCGGTGGTTCATGTCCACCAACCACAAGGATATCGGGATCCTGTACCTGGTCACTTCGGCCCTGGCAGGTTTCATCTCGGTCGCCTTCACCGTCTATATGCGTCTGGAGCTCATGGAGCCGGGCGTTCAGTACATGTGCCTCGAAGGCGCGCGGATGTTTGCCGCCGCCCCCGGCGAATGTACCCCGAACGGCCATCTGTGGAACGTTCTGATCACCGGCCACGGCATCCTGATGATGTTCTTCGTGGTCATTCCCGCGCTCTTCGGCGGCTTCGGCAACTACTTCATGCCGCTGCAGATCGGCGCGCCGGACATGGCCTTCCCGCGTCTGAACAACCTGTCCTACTGGCTGTACGTTGCCGGTACGACGCTGGCGGTCGCCTCGGTCTACTCGCCGGGTGGCAATGGTCAGCTGGGCTCCGGTGTGGGCTGGGTTCTCTACCCGCCGCTGTCGGTGCGTGAGGGCGGTCTCTCGATGGACCTCGCGATCTTCGCGGTGCACGTCTCGGGTGCCTCGTCGATCCTGGGTGCGATCAACGTGATCACCACCTTCCTCAACATGCGCGCACCGGGCATGAGCCTGTTCAAGGTGCCGCTCTTTGCCTGGTCGATCTTCGTGACCGCGTGGCTGATTCTTCTGGCCCTGCCGGTTCTGGCGGGCGCGATCACCATGCTGCTGACCGACCGGAACTTCGGGACGACCTTCTTCGATCCCGCAGGCGGGGGCGACCCGGTGCTCTACCAGCATATCCTGTGGTTCTTCGGGCACCCGGAAGTCTACATCGTGATCCTGCCGGGCTTCGGTATCATCTCCCACGTCATCGCCACGTTCAGCCGCAAGCCCGTCTTCGGCTACCTGCCGATGGTCTGGGCGATCATCGCGATCGGCGCGTTGGGCTTCGTCGTCTGGGCGCACCACATGTACACCGTTGGCATGTCGCTGACCCAGCAGAGCTACTTCATGCTGGCCACGATGGTCATCGCGGTGCCGACGGGCGTGAAGATCTTCTCCTGGATCGCCACGATGTGGGGCGGCTCGATCGAGTTCAAGACGCCGATGCTCTGGGCGTTCGGCTTCCTGTTCCTCTTCACGCTCGGTGGTGTCACCGGCATCGTGCTGAGCCAAGCCGCCGTGGACCGTGCCTACCATGACACCTATTACGTGGTCGCACACTTCCACTACGTGATGTCGCTGGGTGCCGTCTTTGCCATCTTCGCGGGGATCTACTTCTACTTCCCCAAGATGACCGGCAAGATGTACCCCGAATGGGCCGGCAAGCTCCACTTCTGGACCTTCTTCATCGGCGCCAACATCACCTTCTTCCCGCAGCACTTCCTGGGCCGTCAGGGCATGCCGCGCCGCTACATCGACTATCCCGAGGCCTATGCCCTCTGGAACTACGTGTCGTCCTGGGGTGCGTTCATCTCCTTCGCCTCGTTCCTGTTCTTCTTCGGCGTGATGTTCTACGCGCTGTTCAAGGGCAAGCCCGAGACCCGCGAGAACCCCTGGAACGAATACGCGGATACGCTGGAATGGACCCTGCCTTCGCCGCCGCCCGAGCACACGTTCGAGCAGCTGCCGAAGCGGGAGGATTGGGACAAGGGCCACGCCCATTGA
- a CDS encoding alpha-amylase family glycosyl hydrolase yields the protein MSEWWKDGVIYQIYPRSFQDTNGDGVGDLRGIEARLDHLVDLGVDAAWISPIFPSPMKDAGYDVSDYTGIDPTFGTLEDFESLIAAAEARGLKVLLDFVPSHTSDQHPWFIEACASKDSPKRDWYVWRDPKPDGSPPTNWISEFAGPAWTFHEATGQYYMHIFLTEQPSLNWHNPELRAAMYDVMRTWFDRGVDGFRVDAVENMVPNPEAGDNPPNPEWVESMGPARSHLGTNTKHQPEIFDIAREMRAVAEEYDPPRLLVGEAYGETEQVMKYYGDALDAFQQPFNFMLIETEWEAENLATLIGEYEAALPEGAWPNWVLGNHDRSRIASRIGPERARAAALMLLSLRGTPTIYQGEELGMENVPIPPDRVQDPWEKNVPGHGLGRDPVRTPIAWEDARHGGFSEVDPWLPMDLDPARIVENQTNDPASMLAFYRRLLALRREREALRRGALEDLRAEDGVLFYTRRAGDDVVHVAINWGESPVDIVLPGQVVLATDEVEVGALAPGSGRMSLG from the coding sequence ATGTCCGAATGGTGGAAAGACGGCGTCATCTATCAGATCTATCCCCGCAGCTTCCAGGATACGAATGGCGATGGCGTGGGCGATCTGCGTGGCATCGAGGCGCGGCTCGATCACCTCGTCGATCTGGGCGTCGATGCGGCTTGGATTTCACCGATCTTCCCCTCGCCCATGAAGGACGCGGGCTATGACGTGTCCGACTATACCGGCATCGATCCGACCTTCGGCACGCTCGAGGATTTCGAAAGCCTGATCGCAGCAGCCGAGGCGCGCGGCCTGAAGGTGCTTCTGGATTTTGTGCCGAGCCACACCTCGGACCAGCATCCCTGGTTCATCGAGGCTTGCGCATCGAAGGACAGCCCCAAGCGCGACTGGTATGTCTGGCGCGACCCGAAGCCCGATGGCAGCCCGCCCACCAACTGGATCAGCGAATTTGCAGGCCCCGCCTGGACCTTCCACGAGGCCACGGGTCAGTATTACATGCATATCTTCCTGACCGAGCAGCCCAGCCTCAACTGGCACAATCCCGAGCTGCGCGCCGCGATGTACGACGTCATGCGGACCTGGTTCGACCGGGGTGTGGACGGCTTCCGCGTGGATGCAGTCGAGAACATGGTTCCGAACCCCGAAGCGGGCGACAACCCGCCCAACCCGGAATGGGTCGAAAGCATGGGGCCCGCGCGCAGCCATCTTGGCACCAATACGAAGCACCAGCCGGAAATCTTCGACATCGCCCGCGAAATGCGCGCCGTGGCCGAGGAATACGACCCGCCCCGCCTTCTGGTGGGGGAGGCCTACGGCGAGACAGAGCAAGTCATGAAGTATTACGGCGATGCGCTCGATGCATTTCAGCAACCGTTCAACTTCATGCTGATCGAGACCGAGTGGGAGGCGGAGAACCTCGCCACGCTCATCGGGGAATACGAGGCCGCCCTGCCCGAGGGCGCCTGGCCCAACTGGGTGCTGGGCAACCACGACCGCTCGCGCATCGCGAGCCGGATCGGACCCGAGCGGGCACGCGCCGCGGCGCTGATGCTGCTGAGCTTGCGCGGCACGCCCACCATCTATCAGGGCGAAGAGCTGGGCATGGAGAACGTGCCGATCCCGCCGGACCGCGTGCAGGATCCGTGGGAGAAAAACGTGCCGGGCCATGGCCTTGGCCGTGATCCGGTGCGCACCCCGATCGCGTGGGAGGACGCGCGCCATGGCGGCTTCTCCGAGGTTGACCCCTGGCTGCCCATGGATCTCGATCCCGCGCGGATCGTGGAGAACCAGACCAACGATCCGGCCTCCATGCTCGCCTTCTACCGTCGGCTGCTGGCCTTGCGCCGGGAACGGGAAGCGCTGCGCCGGGGCGCGCTGGAGGATCTGCGCGCCGAGGATGGCGTCCTCTTCTATACGCGCCGCGCGGGCGACGATGTCGTGCATGTGGCGATCAATTGGGGCGAGAGCCCGGTCGATATCGTGCTGCCCGGCCAGGTGGTCCTGGCCACGGATGAGGTCGAGGTCGGCGCCCTGGCTCCCGGCTCTGGCCGAATGTCGCTGGGCTGA